The following proteins come from a genomic window of Novosphingobium sp. P6W:
- a CDS encoding conjugal transfer protein TraD — protein sequence MKRRERTRHLIELGGLVVKAGLVELADDDRAVILGLLVEAATRLHGDDRQQTLTLWRRRGARTFAQDEADRDAQAERAGLQPTDPT from the coding sequence GTGAAGCGGCGGGAACGCACCCGGCATCTGATCGAGCTCGGCGGGCTCGTAGTGAAGGCCGGACTGGTCGAGCTGGCCGACGATGACCGCGCCGTCATCCTGGGTCTGCTGGTCGAGGCGGCCACCAGGCTGCACGGCGATGATCGCCAGCAGACCCTGACGCTATGGCGACGGCGCGGTGCACGGACCTTCGCGCAAGACGAGGCCGATCGCGATGCGCAGGCGGAACGTGCCGGGCTGCAGCCCACCGATCCTACCTAG
- a CDS encoding sulfite exporter TauE/SafE family protein, producing MDADYLLIASGLLAGAMNALAGGGSFVSLPALMAAGVPPVIANASSSLALYPGGAVSAWVYREALAPVAGVRLVLMAAVSVAGGLAGGLLLLSTPQALFLQALPWLLLVATLALAFGKRVTSAFRGWDGAGRGMILSGQFILGIYGGYFGGAVGIMMMAFWTTATKADIKRLQSLRAMLVTAANTSAILLFAATRAIDWWAVLLLAPSALIGGYVGALLGIRWPSALVRAITLALASLVTAAFFMKAYG from the coding sequence ATGGACGCGGATTACCTCCTCATAGCATCAGGTCTGCTGGCAGGAGCGATGAATGCATTGGCGGGCGGCGGATCCTTCGTTTCCTTGCCGGCGCTGATGGCGGCAGGGGTTCCTCCCGTGATAGCAAATGCCTCCAGCAGTCTCGCGCTATATCCGGGCGGTGCCGTCAGCGCGTGGGTCTACCGTGAAGCGCTGGCGCCGGTCGCCGGCGTCCGTTTGGTCTTGATGGCGGCAGTGTCAGTCGCCGGGGGGCTAGCGGGAGGTCTGCTGCTCCTGTCGACGCCGCAGGCGCTCTTTCTGCAGGCGCTTCCGTGGCTGCTCCTGGTCGCAACCCTGGCGCTCGCCTTCGGGAAGCGGGTTACGTCGGCATTTCGTGGCTGGGACGGAGCCGGTAGGGGAATGATCCTGTCGGGGCAGTTCATCCTCGGGATCTACGGTGGCTATTTCGGCGGTGCGGTTGGGATCATGATGATGGCCTTCTGGACCACGGCCACGAAGGCGGACATCAAACGGCTTCAAAGTTTGCGGGCGATGCTGGTCACGGCGGCGAATACGTCTGCGATTTTGTTATTCGCTGCCACAAGGGCGATTGACTGGTGGGCCGTGCTGCTGCTTGCACCGTCTGCACTGATCGGAGGTTACGTTGGCGCGTTGCTCGGCATCCGGTGGCCGTCTGCCTTGGTACGGGCGATCACTCTGGCTCTTGCAAGCCTGGTGACCGCCGCGTTCTTTATGAAAGCCTATGGGTGA
- a CDS encoding tyrosine-type recombinase/integrase has translation MIDAPLLEAFQAAASRHTLLALRSDLTAFDLWCREHRRITLPANAQDVADYLKYRAGQGGKPASLARYKASIARLHQLLGQVDPTTAPLVKLTLAAIRRDKGVAQRQAAPLRFKGPVSDIERDPARGLNLRALLESCGADPMGLRDRALLSLAYDTGLRASELVAVTLEDIIPATDPDARLLTIARSKGDSEGEGATAFLSPRTVRAVDAWAAAAGIVTGSLFRRVIVRHYKARARVPGRDLSTISGREIWDLRKTLPQPAVPARTEYSFGEAALHPGSIGPIWRAIIRRAFDQGALPDLTKDDLEHWLMRVSGHSTRVGLNQDLFASGEDLAGIMDALRWKSPRMPLAYNRNLAAEHGAAGRLMKKLG, from the coding sequence GTGATCGATGCGCCCCTGCTCGAGGCCTTCCAGGCCGCCGCCTCGCGCCATACCCTGCTGGCGCTGCGCTCGGACCTGACTGCGTTCGATCTGTGGTGCCGCGAGCACCGCCGGATCACGCTGCCGGCGAATGCGCAGGATGTCGCCGACTATCTCAAGTACCGGGCAGGGCAGGGGGGCAAACCTGCCTCACTCGCGCGCTACAAAGCCTCAATCGCCCGGCTGCACCAGTTGCTCGGCCAGGTCGATCCCACCACCGCGCCGCTCGTCAAGCTGACCCTGGCGGCAATCCGCCGCGACAAAGGCGTGGCCCAGCGCCAGGCGGCGCCGCTGCGCTTCAAGGGGCCCGTTTCGGACATTGAGCGCGATCCGGCGCGCGGACTGAACCTGCGCGCGCTGCTTGAGAGCTGCGGCGCGGATCCCATGGGCCTGCGCGACCGCGCGCTGCTCAGTCTTGCGTACGACACGGGTCTGCGCGCCAGCGAACTGGTCGCCGTTACGTTGGAAGACATCATCCCCGCAACCGATCCCGACGCCCGGCTGCTGACCATCGCGCGTAGCAAGGGCGACAGCGAAGGGGAGGGGGCCACCGCGTTCCTCAGCCCGCGGACAGTGCGCGCGGTGGACGCGTGGGCGGCAGCGGCCGGCATCGTCACTGGCTCGTTATTCCGGCGGGTCATCGTGCGGCACTATAAGGCGCGGGCCCGGGTCCCCGGACGCGACCTGTCGACGATATCGGGGCGGGAGATCTGGGACCTGCGCAAGACATTGCCCCAGCCCGCAGTTCCGGCGCGCACCGAATACAGCTTCGGCGAGGCTGCCTTGCATCCGGGCTCGATCGGGCCAATTTGGCGGGCGATCATCCGGAGGGCCTTCGACCAGGGAGCCTTGCCGGATCTGACGAAGGATGACCTGGAGCACTGGCTGATGCGGGTCAGCGGACATTCCACGCGGGTCGGGCTCAACCAGGACCTGTTCGCCAGCGGCGAGGATCTTGCAGGAATTATGGATGCTTTGCGCTGGAAAAGCCCACGCATGCCGCTTGCCTATAATCGGAACCTGGCGGCCGAGCACGGGGCTGCCGGACGACTCATGAAGAAGCTTGGGTAA
- a CDS encoding DUF6771 family protein: MDDNLNTIILRVLGRTPQWIRHDLDAKDDALRQRAEETLAAMIASAVREGTADSAAA, from the coding sequence ATGGACGACAATCTCAATACCATTATCCTGCGGGTGCTCGGACGGACACCGCAATGGATTCGGCACGACCTCGACGCCAAGGACGATGCCCTGCGCCAGCGCGCGGAGGAGACGCTCGCCGCGATGATCGCCAGCGCCGTTCGGGAGGGAACCGCAGACTCGGCTGCGGCTTAA
- a CDS encoding ArdC family protein yields the protein MSERQSLYGEVTARIIAELEEGRLPWVQPWDASKCPCMMPANAVSGRVYSGINVLILWAAGVGGGFSSQRWLTYRQAAAAGGNVRRGEKGTVICYADRFTPKDEAARAQSEGGEARTVAFLKRFVVFNIDQCEGLGADMAGGSVLPDPVLAIAGADRIIAGSGADFRIGGSEAFYAPGPDFVQVPPQVAFREPINWYRTALHELGHYVGGKGRLERDQSGVFGSASYAREELVAEMTAAFACASLGIQPTVRHADYIGAWLEVLRADDKAIFRAASAASKGADWLLACGEDRS from the coding sequence ATGTCCGAACGTCAGAGCCTCTATGGCGAGGTTACCGCGCGCATCATCGCTGAACTGGAGGAGGGCCGGTTGCCATGGGTGCAGCCTTGGGATGCGAGCAAGTGCCCGTGCATGATGCCGGCCAATGCGGTGTCGGGGCGGGTCTATTCGGGAATTAATGTGCTCATTTTATGGGCAGCAGGTGTCGGCGGCGGGTTCTCCTCGCAGCGGTGGCTGACCTATCGGCAGGCGGCAGCGGCGGGCGGAAACGTGCGGCGCGGCGAGAAGGGGACGGTGATCTGCTATGCGGATCGCTTCACCCCGAAGGATGAGGCGGCACGAGCGCAAAGCGAAGGCGGCGAGGCGCGGACGGTGGCGTTCCTCAAGCGCTTCGTCGTCTTCAACATCGATCAATGCGAGGGGCTGGGCGCGGATATGGCAGGTGGTTCGGTGCTGCCCGATCCGGTCCTGGCGATCGCCGGGGCGGACCGGATCATTGCCGGGTCGGGGGCGGACTTCCGGATCGGTGGCAGCGAGGCGTTCTATGCACCGGGTCCGGATTTCGTGCAGGTGCCGCCGCAGGTCGCGTTCCGAGAGCCGATCAACTGGTATCGCACGGCGCTGCACGAACTCGGGCACTATGTCGGCGGCAAGGGCCGCCTGGAGCGCGATCAGTCCGGAGTGTTCGGTTCGGCAAGCTATGCTCGTGAGGAACTTGTCGCCGAAATGACGGCGGCGTTCGCTTGTGCCTCGCTGGGTATCCAGCCCACCGTCCGCCATGCCGATTACATCGGCGCGTGGCTCGAGGTGCTGCGGGCCGATGACAAGGCGATTTTCCGGGCAGCAAGCGCGGCCAGCAAGGGCGCCGACTGGTTGCTCGCCTGCGGGGAGGACCGGTCATGA
- a CDS encoding class I SAM-dependent methyltransferase, with protein MQRGHNAIVNQQFGGQAQAYVSSATHASGPDLKRLAEVAQGWPGATVLDLGCGGGHVSYTIAPHAEKVVASDLSQPMLDAVMTEAGRRGIANIETTQAAAEALPFADGEFDAVICRMSAHHWQDFDAGLREARRVVKKGSPAIFIDVVSPDSPMLDTHLQAVELLRDRSHVRDYRITEWSAALGRAGFDLTRVFTHTLPMEFASWVKRMRTPDDLVAAIRSLQTEASEEVRKAFAIQEDGSFSIRIATFELTAS; from the coding sequence ATGCAACGCGGTCACAATGCTATCGTGAACCAGCAATTCGGCGGACAGGCCCAAGCCTATGTCTCAAGCGCTACCCACGCCAGCGGCCCGGACCTGAAACGGTTGGCCGAGGTTGCGCAGGGGTGGCCCGGAGCCACCGTGCTCGACCTCGGTTGCGGCGGCGGGCATGTATCGTACACCATTGCGCCCCACGCAGAAAAAGTTGTCGCCTCTGACCTGTCCCAACCGATGCTCGATGCCGTGATGACAGAGGCAGGCCGCCGTGGCATCGCCAACATCGAAACCACGCAGGCGGCGGCAGAAGCGCTGCCCTTTGCGGATGGTGAATTCGACGCGGTGATCTGCCGGATGAGCGCGCATCACTGGCAGGATTTCGATGCCGGACTGCGCGAGGCACGACGCGTTGTGAAGAAGGGGTCGCCAGCGATATTCATAGACGTAGTTTCGCCGGATAGTCCCATGCTCGATACGCATCTGCAGGCAGTGGAACTCCTGCGCGATCGCAGCCACGTCCGCGACTATCGGATCACGGAATGGTCGGCAGCGCTTGGTCGCGCAGGGTTCGACCTGACGCGTGTCTTCACTCATACCTTGCCAATGGAATTCGCTTCCTGGGTTAAACGCATGCGCACACCTGATGATCTCGTCGCCGCCATCCGTTCGTTGCAGACGGAAGCCTCCGAGGAAGTCCGAAAAGCTTTTGCCATTCAAGAGGACGGCAGCTTCTCCATTCGCATCGCGACGTTCGAACTTACGGCGTCGTAG
- the istB gene encoding IS21-like element ISSsp5 family helper ATPase IstB — MSGQAPEILLAHHLKSLKLPTCLREHQKLARQCAAEGLDHIRFLARLIEMEMIDRERRMVERRIKTARFPAVKSLDSFDFTAIPRLNKMQVLEMARCEWIERRENAIALGPSGTGKTHVALGLGLAACQKGLSVGFTTAAALVSEMMEARDERRLLRFQKQMAGYKLLIIDELGFVPLSKTGAELLFELISQRYERGSTFITSNLPFDEWTETFGSERLTGALLDRLTHHVSILEMNGESYRLAHSRARKSKTNP, encoded by the coding sequence ATGAGCGGTCAGGCCCCCGAGATCCTGCTCGCCCACCATCTCAAGTCGCTCAAGCTGCCCACCTGCCTTCGTGAGCATCAGAAACTGGCCCGGCAATGCGCGGCCGAAGGCCTCGACCATATCCGCTTCCTCGCCCGGCTCATCGAGATGGAGATGATCGACAGGGAGCGTCGCATGGTGGAGCGGCGCATCAAGACCGCACGCTTCCCCGCGGTCAAAAGCCTCGACAGCTTCGACTTCACCGCCATCCCCCGACTCAACAAGATGCAGGTGCTCGAGATGGCGCGCTGCGAATGGATCGAGCGCCGCGAGAACGCCATCGCTCTGGGGCCATCGGGCACGGGCAAAACACATGTGGCCCTCGGACTGGGGCTGGCGGCATGCCAGAAGGGGCTGTCCGTCGGCTTCACCACCGCCGCCGCGTTGGTCAGCGAGATGATGGAAGCCCGCGACGAGCGACGCCTCCTGCGCTTCCAGAAGCAGATGGCTGGATACAAGCTGCTGATCATCGACGAACTGGGCTTCGTGCCGCTCTCCAAGACCGGGGCCGAATTGCTGTTCGAGCTGATCTCACAGCGCTATGAACGCGGCTCGACTTTCATCACCAGCAATCTGCCCTTTGACGAATGGACCGAGACCTTCGGATCCGAACGTCTCACCGGCGCGCTCCTCGACCGGTTGACCCATCACGTCAGCATCCTGGAGATGAATGGCGAGAGCTACCGTCTCGCCCATAGCCGCGCCCGCAAGTCAAAAACCAACCCTTGA
- the traA gene encoding Ti-type conjugative transfer relaxase TraA has product MAIYHFSAKVISRAAGSSAVASAAYRSASRLRDERLDRAHDFSNKAGVVHSEILLPEGAPEEWHDRERLWNDVEAIEARKDAQLAREVEFAIPREMSQADGIALARDFVEREFVARGMVADLNVHWDIGEDGSPKPHAHVMLGMREVTEEGFGPKVRDWNRTELLTQWREAWANHVNQRLAELDIDARVDHRSLEAQGIDLEPQHKIGPAASRMAAQGLESERLEEHHAIARGNGAKILADPAIAIDAITHQQATFTTRDLAMFVHRHSEGKDQFDQVMAAVRTSPELVKLGKDGRGEDRFTSRSMIETERRLENATIRLDAGRRHGVPERMQDAALARAEQRGLILSPEQRGAFEHVTGSRGLSSVIGYAGTGKSAMLGVAREAWEAAGYEVQGAALSGIAAENLENGSAIASRTIAGMEHQWGQGRELLTDRSILVIDEAGMIGTRQMERVVSEAERRGAKVVLVGDPEQLQAIEAGASFRSVAERHGSVEITTIRRQKVDWQRDATRHLATGRTDEALAAYEEAGHIHAAETRAGAREALIDRWDRDRKARPDASRLILTHTNDEVRLLNEAARERMHAAGDLGEDVALQVERGDREFASGERVMFLKNERSLGVKNGSLGTVQSVNAVSMAVTLDDGRSVAFDLKDYAHVDHGYAATIHKAQGVSINDVHVLATPGLDRHASYVALSRHKAHVDMHYGTDDFADRDRLVRTLGRERGKDMASDYGAARDAAADVKPERSIFDGLRLGGDRHRSAPSAERSSPSAQVIDDGDDAHEAALRRERTQALKRHARAVDAIFTAQDEGGRPTPEQYGELNDARKHFDALRPHGARDAEAAYREDPSLAREAASGSINRTIRALQLETELRTNPELRANRFISRWKALGAESNRQYVAGEMSGMRATRAVMADMAESLHRDPQLESVLAQRKQQLGINMTTGRSLGHDLAFSVGIDIGRGRGLGL; this is encoded by the coding sequence ATGGCGATCTACCACTTCTCGGCCAAAGTCATCTCGCGCGCCGCCGGCTCGTCGGCCGTGGCTTCGGCCGCCTACCGCTCGGCCTCGCGGCTGCGCGACGAGCGGCTCGATCGTGCCCACGACTTTTCCAACAAGGCCGGCGTCGTCCATTCCGAAATCCTGCTCCCCGAGGGCGCCCCCGAGGAATGGCACGATCGCGAACGGCTGTGGAACGACGTCGAGGCGATCGAGGCGCGCAAGGATGCGCAGCTCGCCCGCGAGGTGGAGTTCGCCATCCCGCGCGAGATGAGCCAGGCCGACGGGATCGCGCTGGCCCGCGACTTCGTCGAACGCGAGTTCGTCGCGCGCGGCATGGTCGCCGATCTCAATGTGCACTGGGATATCGGCGAAGATGGCAGCCCCAAACCCCATGCCCATGTGATGCTGGGGATGCGCGAAGTGACCGAGGAAGGGTTCGGCCCGAAGGTCCGCGACTGGAACCGGACCGAACTGCTCACGCAGTGGCGCGAGGCGTGGGCAAACCACGTCAACCAGCGCCTCGCCGAACTGGATATCGATGCCCGGGTCGATCACCGTTCGCTGGAGGCGCAGGGGATCGATCTGGAACCCCAGCACAAGATCGGTCCCGCCGCCTCGCGCATGGCGGCCCAGGGGCTGGAAAGCGAGCGGCTCGAAGAGCACCACGCCATCGCTCGCGGCAACGGCGCAAAGATCCTCGCCGACCCGGCAATCGCGATCGATGCGATCACCCACCAGCAGGCGACCTTCACCACCCGCGACCTCGCCATGTTCGTCCATCGGCATAGCGAGGGGAAGGACCAGTTCGACCAGGTGATGGCGGCGGTGCGGACCTCGCCCGAGCTGGTGAAGCTGGGCAAGGACGGGCGCGGCGAAGACCGCTTTACCTCGCGCTCGATGATCGAGACCGAAAGGCGGCTCGAGAACGCCACGATCCGCCTCGACGCGGGTCGGCGCCACGGCGTGCCCGAACGCATGCAGGATGCGGCGCTGGCGCGCGCCGAGCAGCGGGGGCTGATCCTGTCGCCCGAGCAGCGCGGCGCCTTCGAGCATGTGACCGGCAGCCGAGGGCTCAGCTCGGTGATCGGCTATGCCGGCACCGGCAAGAGCGCGATGCTCGGTGTAGCCCGCGAGGCCTGGGAGGCGGCGGGCTACGAGGTGCAAGGTGCGGCGCTGTCCGGCATCGCCGCCGAAAACCTCGAGAATGGCTCGGCCATCGCCTCGCGCACGATCGCCGGCATGGAGCATCAGTGGGGGCAAGGGCGCGAACTGCTGACCGACCGCTCGATCCTCGTCATCGACGAGGCCGGGATGATCGGCACGCGCCAGATGGAGCGCGTTGTCTCGGAAGCCGAGAGGCGCGGGGCCAAGGTCGTGCTGGTCGGCGATCCCGAGCAGCTTCAGGCGATCGAGGCCGGCGCCTCGTTCCGCTCGGTCGCCGAGCGGCACGGCAGTGTCGAGATCACCACCATCCGCCGCCAGAAAGTCGACTGGCAGCGCGATGCGACCCGGCATCTGGCAACCGGGCGGACGGATGAGGCGCTGGCCGCCTACGAAGAGGCGGGGCACATCCACGCTGCGGAGACGCGCGCGGGGGCAAGGGAAGCGCTGATCGATCGCTGGGACCGGGACCGCAAGGCCCGGCCGGATGCGAGCCGGCTCATCCTCACCCATACCAATGACGAAGTCCGTCTGCTCAACGAGGCCGCGCGCGAGCGCATGCACGCGGCCGGGGATCTAGGCGAGGACGTCGCCCTGCAGGTCGAGCGCGGCGACCGCGAGTTTGCCAGCGGGGAGCGGGTCATGTTCCTCAAGAACGAGCGCAGCCTGGGGGTAAAGAACGGCTCGCTCGGGACGGTCCAGAGCGTCAATGCCGTCAGCATGGCGGTGACGCTCGACGACGGTCGTTCGGTCGCCTTCGACCTCAAGGACTACGCCCATGTCGATCACGGCTATGCGGCGACGATCCACAAGGCGCAGGGTGTGTCCATCAACGACGTCCATGTGCTGGCGACCCCGGGGCTCGATCGCCATGCGTCCTATGTGGCGCTGTCACGGCACAAGGCCCACGTCGACATGCACTATGGCACAGATGACTTTGCCGATCGCGACCGGCTCGTGCGCACCCTTGGGCGCGAGCGTGGCAAGGACATGGCGTCGGACTACGGCGCCGCGCGCGACGCGGCTGCGGATGTCAAACCGGAACGGAGCATCTTTGATGGACTGCGGCTTGGTGGTGACCGGCATCGCAGCGCTCCATCGGCCGAGCGGTCATCACCTTCGGCCCAGGTCATCGACGACGGTGACGACGCTCATGAGGCCGCCTTGCGGCGGGAGCGCACGCAGGCGCTCAAGCGCCATGCCCGGGCGGTCGATGCTATCTTCACGGCCCAGGACGAAGGTGGCCGTCCTACCCCCGAGCAGTACGGCGAGCTAAACGATGCACGCAAACATTTCGATGCGCTGCGGCCGCATGGCGCGCGCGACGCCGAAGCTGCCTATCGCGAGGATCCGAGTCTCGCGCGCGAAGCGGCGAGTGGGAGCATCAATCGCACGATCCGAGCGCTCCAGCTCGAGACCGAATTGCGGACCAATCCCGAGCTGCGTGCGAACCGCTTCATCAGCCGTTGGAAGGCGCTAGGGGCAGAAAGCAACAGGCAGTACGTTGCGGGTGAGATGAGCGGGATGCGAGCCACGCGAGCAGTGATGGCTGACATGGCGGAAAGTCTGCACCGCGACCCGCAGCTGGAGTCGGTGCTGGCCCAGCGAAAGCAGCAGCTTGGCATCAATATGACCACTGGCCGCTCGCTTGGCCATGATCTGGCTTTCAGCGTCGGGATCGATATCGGTCGCGGTCGGGGGCTGGGGTTGTAA
- a CDS encoding AAA family ATPase, translating into MISGCSGGGKSTLLAELARRGHAVVEEPGRRVIAETLAGDGSALPWIDMQAFARRAIEVSLRDRAEAQRHKGWVFFDRGLIDAAIALEHASGKPVAESLCREHRYHREVFLTPPWPEIYRQDADRRHDIASALDEYERLLAAYPRLGYNVVILPKAPVEDRAAFLLERLGA; encoded by the coding sequence GTGATCTCCGGCTGCTCGGGCGGCGGCAAATCGACCCTGCTCGCCGAACTCGCGCGGCGCGGGCACGCCGTTGTCGAAGAGCCCGGCCGGCGGGTGATCGCCGAGACACTGGCCGGCGACGGATCAGCACTTCCCTGGATCGACATGCAGGCCTTTGCCCGCCGCGCGATTGAGGTTTCGTTGCGGGATCGCGCCGAGGCCCAGCGTCATAAGGGATGGGTCTTCTTCGATCGCGGGCTAATCGACGCCGCCATCGCGCTGGAGCACGCCAGCGGCAAACCGGTGGCCGAGTCTCTCTGCCGCGAGCACCGCTACCACCGTGAAGTTTTCCTGACCCCGCCCTGGCCAGAAATCTATCGCCAGGATGCCGATCGCCGGCACGACATCGCCTCGGCTCTCGACGAGTACGAACGTCTGCTCGCCGCCTATCCGCGCCTGGGCTATAATGTGGTGATCCTGCCGAAGGCGCCGGTCGAGGACCGCGCCGCTTTTCTGCTCGAGCGGTTGGGCGCCTGA
- a CDS encoding conjugal transfer protein TraD, translating to MRKPRDYDAELKALTDKARQLKARKTSQLGELVEATGADALTAEELAGALIAIAATTELAKREAWRKRGAAFFSGERTAEPEHARAGTGSEPRRPAAEPGGHEPPRSEQGTT from the coding sequence ATGCGAAAACCACGGGACTACGACGCCGAGCTGAAAGCACTGACCGACAAGGCCCGGCAACTCAAAGCGCGCAAGACGAGCCAGCTTGGCGAGCTGGTCGAGGCGACCGGCGCCGACGCACTGACGGCCGAAGAGCTGGCCGGCGCGCTGATCGCCATCGCCGCGACCACCGAGCTGGCGAAGCGGGAGGCATGGCGCAAGCGCGGCGCCGCGTTCTTTTCAGGCGAGCGGACAGCCGAACCGGAGCACGCTCGCGCAGGCACTGGCAGCGAGCCGCGCCGGCCTGCGGCGGAACCGGGCGGCCATGAACCGCCTCGCAGCGAACAGGGCACGACATGA
- a CDS encoding DUF6771 family protein gives MNDTLTPVILQCIARAPQWVRHDLESKDPVIRVRAEETLAAQIAAALRQNKDIKLGQPTA, from the coding sequence ATGAATGACACACTCACACCCGTTATCCTTCAGTGCATCGCGCGCGCTCCGCAATGGGTCCGCCATGATCTGGAGTCCAAAGATCCCGTGATCCGCGTCCGTGCCGAGGAGACTCTTGCGGCGCAGATCGCCGCAGCCCTTCGTCAGAACAAAGACATCAAATTAGGCCAACCGACTGCCTGA
- a CDS encoding AlpA family transcriptional regulator, translating into MTDNAPDRILRLNAVLDRTGLSRATLYRKIQDGTFPRQLRIATRCAGWRETAVNEWMRNPMFYSTEDSGI; encoded by the coding sequence GTGACCGATAACGCCCCCGACCGTATCCTTCGCCTCAACGCCGTGCTCGATCGCACCGGACTTTCACGCGCGACGCTCTATCGCAAGATCCAGGACGGGACGTTTCCCAGGCAGCTTCGCATCGCCACGCGGTGCGCCGGCTGGCGCGAAACCGCCGTCAACGAGTGGATGCGCAATCCGATGTTCTATTCGACAGAAGACAGTGGGATCTAG
- a CDS encoding HEPN domain-containing protein produces MRSDLDHLPANKQRELARVLQLVFEEFEDGIALATHDWKKKGRILKVVLYGSYARGGWVDEPHTAKGYKSDYDLLVIVSDKRLTDRVKYWAKVDDRLMREYGITGTLKTPVNLIVHTLQEVNDGLAHGRYFFMDIARDGIALYESDDTALHTPKPKTPEAALAMAKEYYEEWYPSALRAHVNFDDDLKRGWTKDAAFMLHQATERLYHCVLLVTTFYTPHVHNLAFLRTQAERLDPRLVYVWPSDNQRHRAMFEKLKEAYVKARYSKHYTITAEELAWLGRQVEELGRVVQAVCSERIAKLEADAPVG; encoded by the coding sequence ATGCGAAGCGATCTCGACCATCTTCCCGCCAACAAGCAGCGCGAGCTCGCGCGCGTGCTCCAGCTCGTCTTTGAAGAATTCGAGGACGGCATCGCGCTCGCCACCCACGACTGGAAGAAGAAGGGGCGTATCCTCAAGGTCGTGCTCTACGGCTCCTATGCGCGCGGTGGCTGGGTCGATGAGCCGCATACCGCCAAGGGCTACAAGTCCGACTACGACCTGCTCGTCATCGTCAGTGACAAACGCCTGACCGACCGGGTCAAGTACTGGGCGAAGGTCGATGACCGGCTGATGCGCGAATACGGCATCACCGGCACGCTCAAGACGCCGGTCAATCTGATCGTCCACACCTTGCAGGAAGTGAACGACGGGCTTGCACACGGCCGCTATTTCTTCATGGACATCGCCAGGGACGGCATCGCGCTGTACGAAAGCGACGACACGGCGCTCCACACGCCCAAGCCCAAGACGCCCGAGGCGGCGCTGGCGATGGCGAAGGAGTATTACGAAGAGTGGTATCCGAGCGCCTTGCGCGCCCACGTCAATTTCGATGACGATCTCAAGCGTGGCTGGACGAAAGATGCGGCCTTCATGCTGCATCAGGCGACAGAACGCCTTTATCATTGTGTCCTGCTCGTCACGACGTTCTACACGCCCCACGTGCACAATCTCGCGTTTTTGCGGACCCAGGCCGAGCGGCTCGATCCGAGGCTCGTCTATGTCTGGCCTAGCGACAATCAGCGCCACCGAGCGATGTTCGAGAAGCTCAAGGAGGCTTACGTCAAGGCGCGCTACTCCAAGCACTATACCATCACCGCGGAGGAGCTGGCCTGGCTGGGCAGGCAGGTCGAAGAACTCGGCCGCGTTGTTCAGGCTGTCTGCAGCGAGCGCATCGCGAAGCTGGAGGCGGATGCGCCGGTCGGCTGA
- a CDS encoding sigma factor-like helix-turn-helix DNA-binding protein, protein MSRQPSRRALLRAERRGLSRMTPFQREVFLALRVETVTYADLARLHGVGVGEIEAAFTQALLILMRLVREGEPWWRRLWPW, encoded by the coding sequence ATGAGCCGGCAGCCTTCCCGGCGGGCCCTGCTGCGCGCCGAGCGGCGGGGGCTGAGCCGAATGACGCCGTTCCAGCGCGAGGTGTTTCTGGCCCTGCGCGTCGAGACGGTCACATATGCCGATCTCGCCCGGCTTCACGGTGTCGGGGTGGGCGAGATCGAGGCGGCGTTCACCCAGGCGCTGCTGATCCTCATGCGCTTGGTGCGCGAAGGCGAACCGTGGTGGCGACGCCTGTGGCCATGGTGA